The Caminicella sporogenes DSM 14501 DNA window TGGCTATTATAATATTTTTTTCATTATTTTTTAACCTCTTAAGAATACCTATTAAAACTCCTAAACCTGTACTGTCAATATAATCTAACTTTTCACAGTCAAGTACAATATCTGTTTCTTCTTTTAAAATCAGTTCATTCAAAGTTTCTTTTAAAATATTTGAAGTATAAATATCTACTTCTCCTGTCAATTCAACATTCCATACCTTTTTTTCATCATTAAAACTCTTTTTAATATCTAAAGCCACAAAAAACCCTCCTTGAAAACCATTTGAAATATACCCAAATATTTTAATACTCAAACATCTTTTTATTTTTCTATTTTAAAATATAATATCACATATTTTCTATTTTATAAATAAAATAATATTTCTAAACTCTCCAAATAACAATAAAAGTGAGAAAAATTCTCACTTTTACTGTTCATCTATTTCTTCAGTTATTTTTGCTATTGAAGCTATATTATTATTTTCATCGACTTTCATTAATGTTACTCCCATTGTAGTCCTACTCAATCGTGAAATTCCTTTAACTTCAAGTCTTATAACTATTCCCGAAGTATTTATAAGCATAATATCATCATTTTCATTAACAACCTTAGCTCCTACAAGTTTGCCAGTTTTTTCGTTAATATTATACGTCTTTATACCTTTTCCACCTCTTGACTGAACTCTATATTCTTCTAAAGGTGTTCTCTTTCCAAATCCTTTTTCACTCACTACTAATAAATCATTTCCTTCATCTACTAAACTCATATCAACTACGTAATCATCATCTTTTAAATTTATTCCTTTAACCCCCATAGCTGTTCTACCCATATTTCTCACATCTTCTTCACTAAATCTTATCGCCATAGCATGAGCTGTAACTAAAATGAGTTCTTTATTCCCATCTGTAGCTTTAACACTTATAAGTTCATCTTCTTCTTTTAAGCTAATAGCTATAAGACCTGTCTTCCTAGATGTATCAAATTGAGATAATTCGCATTTTTTAATCATACCTTTTTTAGTTACCATAACTAAATAACCTTTTTTAGAAAATTTCTTTATAGGTATAACAGCTGTTATCTTTTCACCCGGTTCTAAATAAAGAAGATTTACTATATTAGTTCCTTTTGCTTGTCTTTTAGCTTCAGGTATTTCATAAGCTTTTAATCTATATACTTTACCATAGTTTGTAAAGAATAATATATAGTTGTGAGTTGATGTTGCAAAAATATGTTTAACAAAATCTTCTTCCCTTGTTGAAAGACCAGCTATACCTTTTCCACCTCTTTTTTGACTTCTATAAGTATCTGCTGGAACTCTTTTTATATATCCAAAATGAGTTAATGTTATAACTACTTCTTCTTCAGCAATAAGGTCCTCTATATCTATTTCATCTTCTTTTATTGAAATCATTGTTCTTCTTTCATCTTTGTATTTTTCTCTTATTTCTATTAATTCTTCTTTTATTATATTTAATAAAAGTCTCTCATTAGCCAATATTTCTTTAAATCTACTTATTCTTTTTATAAGTTCTTCATATTCTGAATCAATTTTTTCTCTTTCCAATCCTGTAAGCTTTTGAAGCCTCATATCTAATATAGCTCCAGCTTGAACTTCAGTAAGATTAAAGTTTTCCATTAAACCTTTTTTAGCTTCACCTACATTTTTAGAACTTCTTATTAATTTTATTATTGCATCTATGTTATCTAAAGCTATCCTTAAACCTTCTAATATATGAGCTCTATCTTCAGCTTTTTTAAGTTCATATTTAGTCCTTCTTGTTACTACTTCTTTTTGATGTTTTAAATAATATTTTAACATATCATATAAATTCAATAATTTAGGTTGTCCATCAACTAAAGCTATCATTATTATGCTAAAAGTAGTCTGAAGTTGTGAATGTTTATATAACTTATTGAGCACAACATTAGGATTAACATCTTTTTTAAGCTCTATTACTACTCTAATACCTCTTCTATCACTTTCATCTCTTAAATCTGTAATACCTTCAATTTTTTTATTTTTAACAAGTTCTGCAATTCCCTCAATTAATTTTGATTTATTTACTTGATAAGGTATTTCATTAACTATTATAGCTTGTTTTCCTTTACCTATATCTTCTATCTCCACTTTGGCTCTTACTGTAATCCTTCCTTTACCCTTCCTATAGGCTTCTTTTATACTATCTTTGCCCATTATTATTGCTCCAGTAGGAAAATCAGGTCCTTTTATAATACCAATTAAATCTTCAATATCTGTATCAGGGTCATCAATCATCTTAATAGCTGCATCAATAACTTCTTTTAAATTGTGAGGTGGTATTGAAGTTGACATTCCTACAGCAATACCGCTTGAACCATTAACTAAAAGATTTGGAAATTTACTTGGCAGTACAACTGGTTCTTTTAATGTTTCATCAAAGTTTGGAGCAAAATCTATAGTATCCTTATCTATATCTCTAAGCATTTCCACAGACAGCTTAGTAAGCCTTGCTTCAGTATATCTCATCGCCGCAGCACTATCTCCATCTATTGAACCAAAGTTTCCATGTCCATCAACAAGCATATATCTAGTTGAAAATTCTTGAGCAAGTCTTACCATTGCATCATAAACAGAACTATCTCCATGCGGATGGTATTTACCTAATACATCTCCGACTATACGAGCAGATTTTCTATAAGGTTTATCTGGAGATAAACCTAATTCGTTCATTGCATAAAGTATTCTTCTATGAACAGGTTTTAATCCATCTCTTACATCGGGAAGGGCTCTGCTAACTATTACGCTCATTGCATAATCTATATATGATTTTTTCATTTCATCGGAAATATCTATTTGTACTATTTTTTCTCTACTTCCTTCCATACAAACGCCCTCCTTATATATCTAAATTGCTTACATATTTTGCATTTTGCTGTATAAATTCTCTACGTGGAGCAACTTTATCACCCATAAGAGTTGTAAATATTTCATCAGCAGCTATGGCATCATCTATAGTTACTTGAAGTATAGTTCTAGTTTCTGGATTCATGGTTGTCTCCCAGAGCTGCTCTGGATTCATCTCTCCAAGACCTTTATATCTTTGTATTGATATACCATTTCTTCCTATTTTACTTAAAAGCTCTTCAAGTTCATTATCTGAATAAACGTAATATTCCGCCTTACCCTTTTTTATCTTATAAAGTGGAGGTTGAGCTATATATATATAACCCTTTTCTATTAAAGGTCTCATATATCTAAAGAAAAATGTCAAAAGTAATGTTCTAATATGGGCACCATCTACATCGGCATCTGTCATAATTACTATTTTATGGTATCTTAATTTGTTAATATCAAATTCTTCACCTATTCCGCATCCAAAAGCTGTAATCATAGCTCTTATTTCATTATAATTTAATATTTTTACAAAACTAGCTTTTTCTACATTCATTATTTTACCTCTAAGTGGTAAAATAGCTTGTATGTTTCTATCTCTACCCTGCTTAGCAGAACCACCAGCAGAATCACCCTCTACAAGAAATATTTCACTTTTAGCAGGGTCTCTTTCTGAACAATCAGCAAGTTTTCCAGGCAAAGTTAAATTATCAAGCGCTCCTTTTCTTCTCGTAAGCTCTCTAGCCCTTCTTGCAGCTTCTCTAGCTTTAGCAGCCTTTATACACTTTTCTATAATTATCTTTGCATCTGAAGGATTTTCTTCTAAAAATGCTTGAACAACTTCTGAAGTTATAGATTCTGTTATGCTTCTTACTTCACTATTACCAAGTTTCGTCTTAGTTTGTCCTTCAAATTGAGGCTCTGAAAGTTTAACTGAAACTATTGCAGTTATACCTTCTCTTATATCTTCTCCTTGAAGATTATCATCTTTTTCTTTTAAACAATTATTTTTTCTCGCATAATCATTAACTACTCTTGTTAAAGCACTTTTAAACCCACTTAAATGAGTACCACCTTCATGTGTATTTATATTATTAGCAAATGTAAATATATTTTCTGAATATCCATTTGTATATTGAAGTGCTAATTCTACGACTACTCCATCTTTTTCAGATTCAGTATATAAAATATTTTTATGAATAGGGTCTCTATTTTTATTCAAATGTTTTACAAATTCTTTAATCCCGCCTTCATAATAAAATACTACCTTTTTTTCTTTTCCTTCTCTTTTATCTTCTAAGTTAATTCTTATACCTTTATTTAGAAATGCAAGTTCCCTCAATCTATGTTCTAATACTTCAAATTTAAATTCAGTAGTTTCAAATATTTCGTCATCTGGTTTAAATGTACTCTTTGAACCAGTTTTATTCGTTTCACCAATCACCTTTAAATCAGTAACGGTCTTTCCTCTTTCATATCTCTGATAATATATCTTGCCATTTCTTTTAACTTCTACTTCAAACCAAACAGATAAAGCATTAACTACTGAAGCTCCTACACCATGTAAACCTCCTGATACCTTATATCCACCGCTTCCAAATTTACCACCTGCGTGAAGCACTGTATGAATAACTTCAACTGCTGGTTTTTGTAGTTTTGGATGAATATCTACTGGCATACCTCTTCCATCATCTTCAACTGTTACAGAACCATCCTCATTTATAATAACATTAATATTTTTACAATATCCCGCCAAAGCCTCATCTATACTATTATCTACTATTTCTTCAACTAAATGATGAAGCCCTTTAGAACTAGTCGAACCTATATACATGCCAGGTCTTTTTCTGACAGGCTCTAACCCCTCTAATACTTGAATCTGCTCAGCATTATACTGATTTGTAACTTTTTCAGTCATTCAATTCCCTCCTGACTTAACTTTCGTGTTGCAAACTACCTTTTCTTGACTTTTCCCTTTGATATTTCAAAAATAAAACCTTCCTGAACTAATGGTATCATTATCTCAGGTATTTCAGTTATGGTAATAAACGTTTGAACATTTTTAAGACTCTTCATTAGAAATTTTTGCCTATTTATATCTAGTTCAGACATTACATCATCTAATAAAAGTATTGGATATTCTCCTATTTCTGCCTTGCCTATCTCAAGTTCTGAAAGTTTCAAAGACAAAGCTACCGTTCTCTGCTGTCCTTGAGAACCAAAATTCCTTATATCTATATTGTTTACATATAATCCTAAATCATCTTTATGAGGACCCACTCCAGTAAAACCTCTATCTATATCTTTTTCTATATTCTTCTCTATTTTTTCTATAAAATTTTTATAAATTTCATTAAAACCATCTTTGTTTTTTATACCTATATTACTTAAATATTTTACCTCTAAATTTTCCTTACCATCCGTAATTTTTCTATGCATTAATCTACTCAATGAACTTATTCTATTGATAAACTCTCTTCTCTTTAATATAACTTCTGTTCCAAATTTAACCAATTCTTCGTTCCAAATGTCTATAGTATTTATAAGCTTTCTATCATATTTTATCTTCTTTAGTAAATTATTTCTCTGATATAAAACTCTATTATACGAAATTAAACTATGACAATATCTCTTATTTATCTGGCATATTTCTCTATCAACAAATTTTCTTCTTTCTGAAGGTCCTTCTTTTATCAATTTTAAATCTTCTGGAGAAAAAATAACTATATTTAAATTACCCAAAATATCTGAAAGCTTTATTAAACTGAGACTATTTACCTTTATTTCTTTTTTTCTATTTTTCCAAAATCTCATTTCAATAGAAATATCTCCATACCGTTTCTGACCTTCAATTTTTATGTAAGCCATATCTTTATCCATTTTTATAATATCTCTATCTTTATTTGTTCTAAATGACTTTCCAAAACCAGATAAATATATAGATTCTAAAATATTTGTCTTTCCTTGTGCATTATTACCTACAAAGATGTTCAATCTATCATTAAGCTTTATATCTAAATCATCATAATTTCTAAAATTTTTTAACCTTATTCTGCTTATAAACACATATAGCACCTCAGTTTCGATATAGTAACATTTTATTATATCAAATTTTATTTACTTTTCATATATTACTTTTATTTTATTACCATTAAATTCAATTACATCTCTATTCCTAATTTTTTTTCCTCTTTGCAAAATAACTTCTCCATTTACCTTGACCTTACCTTCTTTTATTAATATCTTGGCTTCTCCACCGGTATTAACTACATTACAGTATTTCAGTAGCTGATCTAATCTTATAAATTCTGTTTTTATAGAAATCTCTCTCATTTTTATAACCTCCTTATTTTTTTAACATGACAGAAGTCCTCTTTACTAGAAGAGGACTCCATAGAACTTTAAAATATTTGATATATTTTACTTAGAAAGTCTAACTGGCAGTACTAAATAAATATAATTTTCATTGTCAGCTGGCTTCATTATACAAGGGCTCACACTAGTAGTAAATTCTAAATTTATCTCTTCACTATCCATAACTTTTAAAGCTTCTAACAGATATTTTGAATTAAAACCTATATCTATATCTTCACCTTCAAGTTCGATAGCTACTTCTTCATTAACACTCCCTATCTCAACATTTGAACTTATATTCATAAAATCATCTCTTATTGAAAACTTAATCAAATTGTTCTTTCCTTCTTTTGCCAGTAGTGATGCTCTTTCTATACTATTTAATAATTCCTTAGTATTTACTCTAACTTTAGATTTATATTCTCTCGGTATTATTTGTTCATAATTTATAAATTCACCTTCTAATAAACGAGAAATTATTCTTGTTTCATCAATTTTAAACAATATATGTTTATCAGTAAAAGAAATATAAACATTACCATCAGATTCACTACCCAATATCCTGTTAATTTCATTTAAAGTTTTACTAGGAATAACTGCCTTATTTTGAATGTCTGTATCTATGAAAGCCCTTCTTAAAGCCAATCTATAGCCATCAATAGCGACCATAGATATATTATTATTTAATATTTCAATTAATGCTCCAGTAAGAATAGGTCTTGTTTCATCTTGAGATGTTGCAAAAATAGTCTGTCTTATCATATTTCTAAGTAAATCTTGATCTATTATACAAGTATTTTCCTCTTCTACATAAGGAAGCTCTGGAAATTCTAATGCAGGTTGTCCTACTAATTTAAAATCAGAATGTCCACACTTTATATATACATTATTATTGTCATCAATATCTATTTCTACATCAGAATCTGGTAGTTTTCTTACTATATCTCCAAATATTCTTGATGAAATAACTATCGAGCCTTCTCTAATTATTTTGGTATCTATTTCATGTTCTATACCTATATCTAAATCATTACCTACTAATTTTAGTTTGTCATTTTTTGCTTCTAATAGAATACCTTTTAATATAGGAAGTGTTGTTTTTGTTGATACAGCTTTTTGAACTATATTTACTGCTGTAGATAATTTTTTCTGAGAACAAATTATTTTCATTGTGGAAAACCTCCTTTGGTGAGGAATATATAAATAAGACAAAAAAATGTTAGTAATAGTAATAAGGCCTGTTTTTATGTGGATAAGTATCTAAAACAAAGAAAATTAAAGTTTTTCACATGTATAAAATACTGTTAATAAAAAATATATAAATATATGTTTTATCCACAAAAAATATGACAAAAAAATTTTAAAAGTTATTAACATGTTATTAAGTTTTACTCAACAAAAAGTTGTTGATTATTCTCCTTTTATTTCTTTAATTATTTTATCTATTTTATTTTTTAAATCACTGCTGGATTCTATATCTTGACTTATTTTATCGTAAGCGTGAATTACGGTTGTGTGATCTCGTCCACCGAAGTTTTCACCTATTTTTGGTAGAGAAAGGTCTGTAAGTTCTCTGCATAAGTACATAGCTATTTGCCTAGGGTAGGTTATACTTCTTGTTCTTCTTTTAGAATCTAAATCTTCTACTTTAATATTAAAATGTTGAGCAACTATATCTTTTATATATGAAATAGTGATTTGTTTAGGTTTTGAAGAAGAAATAATATCTTTTAAAGCTTCTTGAGCTAACTCTACAGAGATTTGTTTATTTGCCAAAGATGAATATGCAGAAATTCTTATTAAAGCACCTTCTAATTCTCTTATGTTTGATTTTATTTTTTTAGCTATAAAATGTAAAACTTCATTTGGAATGTCTATTTTTTCTAGTTCGGCTTTTTTTCTAAGTATGGCTATTCTAGTTTCAAAATCAGGAGGTTGTATATCTGTTATTAGACCCCATTCAAATCTAGACCTTAGTCTGTCTTCAAGTGTAGGAATTTCTTTAGGAGGTCTATCGCTTGAAATTATTAATTGTTTATTAGCTTCATAAAGGGCATTAAATGTGTGGAAAAATTCTTCTTGAGTTCTCTCTTTACCGGCTATGAATTGAATATCATCTATAAGCAGTACATCTACTGTTCTGTATTTATTTCTAAATTCTACATTTTTATCATCTTTAATGGAGTTTATAAGTTCATTTGTAAATTTTTCTGATGTAACATAAACTACTTTTGTATTAGGATTTTGGCCAAGTATATAATGACCTATAGCATGCATAAGGTGTGTTTTTCCAAGTCCTACGCCTCCGTATATAAATAGCGGATTATATGCTTTTGCAGGAGCTTCAGATACAGCTAGACAAGCTGCATGAGCAAATCTATTACTATTTCCTATAACAAATGTATCAAAAACATATTTAGGATTAAGATTTGGGGATTCAAAATAATTATTACTTTCTTTTATTTCATCTTTTTGAGCTAGTTTATTAAAATCTTCACTTCCCGGTACTACAAATTTTAATTTAAAATCTTTTGAAGTTACTTGCTTTACAGCATTTTCTATAAGTGTTAAATATCTAGTTTCTAAAATGCCCTTATTGAAGTCATTTGGTACTCCTAAAATAATTGTGTCACCTTTAATTAAAATAGGTTCTAATGATTTTAACCATGTGTTGTAGCTTACTTGAGTTAATTCAGTTTTTATGACATTTAAAGTCTTTTCCCAAATTTCTGGAAGGTTAATAGTCATTTTATTAGCCTCCTGTTTAAATAAAAAATATTTTTAATAAGTTATAAACAAAAAATCCACAAAAATTGTTAATAATCTATAATTATATAAAAAAAATGTAAAACTAAAAATATAAACAGAGTTTATAATAAAATTTGTGGAAAAATTTTTGAAGAAAAAAAATAATATAAAATATTAACAAAACAAACAGATGATAAAAAGTATTATTAACAAGTAAAATCAAAGTCAAATCAAGATATTTTTTTAAAATTAAAAGTTATACACAAGTTTATCCACAATTTGTGAATAATTCACATTATTAAATACAAAAATCCACTTATCAACAGGGTCTAATTAATAATATCAAATATATAAAGATTTTTCAATTAGAATAGAAAATTATCCACAATTTAAAAAATTGTTAATAAAAATTTCCACATGTAAATGAAATTATTTTTTTATTTTAATTATTAAGAGATTAAATTTATTAAGAATACAAAATTTGAAAACCTTGACATTATTGATGTATAAAGGTATAATTATTTAGCGGACTTTGTACTTATAGAATGAAAGAAAAAAGATTTAATTATAAATACATGATGAGTGGTTTTCGAAGGAGGTGTAGGAATTGAAAAGAACTTATCAACCAAAAAAGAGACAAAGAAAAAAAGAGCATGGCTTCAGAAAGAGAATGAGAACTAAATCAGGAAGAAATGTATTAAAAAGACGTAGAAGAAAAGGTAGAAAGAGATTGACTGCTTAATTGACTTTTAAGGCCGCTAGTAGTGGCCTTTTTCTGTAATTATGGAATTTTTATTGGAGGAAAAGCCCTATGTCAGAAGTAGAAAGGTTAAAAAAAAATATTGATTTTAAAAAGGTTTATAGTAGGGGTAAATCTTTAGCTGATAAGTATGTAGTTATTTATATGGCAAAGAATAATCTTGATGTTACGAGAGTTGGTTTTACAGCAAGTAAAAAAGTAGGAAAGAGTGTAGTAAGAAATAGGGCAAGACGTTTAATTAAGGAGAGTTTTAGAAATAATAGTAAAGGAATAAAAAAAGGATATGATTTGGTGTTTATTGCAAGAGTTTCTATTAAAGATGCTAATTATAAAGATGTAGAAAAGTGTGTGGTTAGATTACTTAAGAGGGCAAATTTAATAAATAGTTAAAAAAGGTGTTAAAATGAAAGAGATTTTAATATTAATTATAAAGGGTTACAGAAAATATATATCTCCTTTAAAAAGACCAAGTTGTAGATTTTATCCAACATGTTCTCAGTATGCATTAGATGCTATAAATAAATATGGAGCATTTAAAGGATTAAAATTAGCTTTAATTAGAATATTAAAGTGTCATCCTTTTCATCCAGGTGGATATGACCCTTTGAAATAATATAAAAAATGAAGAAAAGCTTTTGAGTGTTAACGAAAGATGAGATAGGAGGTAAAATTTTGATAGCAAGGACGTTAGGGACACTACTGAATTTAATATATAACTTAGTAAATAATTATGGAATAGCTATAATATTATTTACAGTGATAGTGAAACTCATATTGTTGCCCCTTACTTTAAATCAGACAAAGCAGACTAAAAAGATGCAGAAAATTCAGCCTAAAGTAAAAGAACTTCAGGAAAAATATAAAAATGATAAAGAAAAATTAAATATTAAGATAATGGAACTTTATAAAGAACATAAAATTAATCCTCTGAGTGGATGTTTGCCGATGCTTATTCAAATACCTATAATTTATGGTTTGTTTGGTGCATTGAGGAAACCTGAGGTATTCGTTTTCCCAAATAATCCTGAGTTGCTTTCTAAGGCAATTAATGCTCCGTTTTTATGGCTACCTAATCTTGTAAATCCGGATGTATTTTTACTTGGAAATTTAAAACTTCCCGGAGTATTGCCTATATTAGCAGCAATTACTACTTATCTGTCAATGAATCAAATGAATACCGGTGAACAGGCTCAGCAGATGAAAGTTATGAATACAGTATTACCTCTTATGATTTTATGGTGGGGTATAAGTTTGCCAGCAGGTTTAACATTATATTGGGCAGTAAGTAATATATTCCAGATGGCTCAACAGTATTTTTTAACTAAAGGTGTTAAGCTTAAGGAGGAGTCAAATTAAAATGAAGTTTGTAGAAATAACAGACAAGACTATTGCTGAAGCTGTAAGTAAAGCCCTTGCTGAACTTGGCACTACTAGAGATAGAGTAGAGGTAGAAGTAATTGAAGAACCTAGTAAAGGGTTGTTTGGCTTGTTTGGTTCAAAACCAGCTAAAGTTAGAGTTACGTTAAAAGAAGACCCGGCTGAAAAGGCAACTCAATTTTTAGAAAATGTATTAAATAAAATGGGAATTTTAGCAAACATTAAAACAAATTTAAAGAATGATAATTTATATATTGAAATTGACGGAAAAGATTCTGCGATATTAATAGGAAGACGAGGACAAACTTTAGATGCATTACAGTATTTAGTGAGTTTAGTTGTAAATAGTGGAAAAGAGGATTATATAAGAGTAATATTAGATACTGAAAATTATAGAAAGAAAAGAGAGCAAACTTTGATTAGATTGGCAAATAAATTAGCAAATAAAGTTAAGAATTTGAAAAAGGATATTAAACTTGAACCAATGAATCCTTATGAGAGAAGAATTATTCATTCAGCTTTACAAAACAATCCTTATGTAGGAACAAAAAGTGAAGGAGAAGAACCTTATAGAAGGGTAGTAATCTTCTTAAAATAAATAAGCAGTCTATTTTAAAAGCCCAGTATTTATGCTGGGTTTTGTTATTGTTTTATGATAAAATTGGAATAATAAAAAATGAAATTTGAAATTATAATTATTTTATTAAATATATTATCGGTTGAATATTACTTATTGGGGTGATTTATATGTTTGATGATACTATAGCTGCAATTGCTACAGCACCTGGAGAAGCTGGAATAAGTATAATAAGAATGAGTGGGTCAAAGTCATTAGAAATTGTGGATAAAATTTTTGTGCCTAAAAAAAATAAGAGTATTAAAAATTATCCACAGAGAAGGCTTGTATATGGTCATATTATAGATAAAAATAAAGATAAAATTATAGATGAAGTTTTAGCTGTATATATGAAAGCACCTTTTACTTATACAAGAGAAGATGTTGTAGAAATCAATTGTCATGGAGGGATAGTTCCTGTCAGGAATATACTTGATTTAATTTTAAAAAATGGAGCAAGAATGGCAGAACCGGGAGAGTTTACGAAACGTGCTTTTTTAAATGGAAGAATAGATTTAGCTCAAGCAGAAGCAGTTATGGATATAATAAGTGCTAAGACTGATAAAGGGTTTGATGTAGCTTTAAATCAGCTTGAGGGTTCTTTATCTAAAAAAGTTTCAGAAATAAGAGATATAATAGTTGAACTTCTAGCTCATCTTCAAGTTAGTATAGATTATACAGAAGAAGATATTCAAGAAATTACGTACCCTGAATTGTTATCTAAATCAGAAATAGTAAGAGATAAGATAAAAAAATTATTAGATACGTCAGAAACTGGAAAGATTATAAGAGAAGGATTAAATACGGTAATAGTTGGAAAACCAAATGTAGGAAAATCTTCACTGCTCAATGCTTTACTTAGAGAATCACGTGCCATAGTTACAGATATACCTGGTACAACTAGAGATGTAATTGAAGAATATGTAAGCATAAGGGGAATACCACTTAAAATTGTGGATACTGCAGGTATAAGGGAAACAGAAGATGTTGTGGAAAAAATGGGAGTTGAGAGAAGTAAAGAATTTTTCAACAAGGCAGATTTAGTTATTTTTATGTTAGATGCTTCTAAAGAGTTGACTAAAGAAGATAGGGAAATCATGGAGCATGTAAAAAATAAAAAAGCTATAATATTAATAAA harbors:
- the yidD gene encoding membrane protein insertion efficiency factor YidD, which encodes MKEILILIIKGYRKYISPLKRPSCRFYPTCSQYALDAINKYGAFKGLKLALIRILKCHPFHPGGYDPLK
- a CDS encoding YidC/Oxa1 family membrane protein insertase, translated to MIARTLGTLLNLIYNLVNNYGIAIILFTVIVKLILLPLTLNQTKQTKKMQKIQPKVKELQEKYKNDKEKLNIKIMELYKEHKINPLSGCLPMLIQIPIIYGLFGALRKPEVFVFPNNPELLSKAINAPFLWLPNLVNPDVFLLGNLKLPGVLPILAAITTYLSMNQMNTGEQAQQMKVMNTVLPLMILWWGISLPAGLTLYWAVSNIFQMAQQYFLTKGVKLKEESN
- the jag gene encoding RNA-binding cell elongation regulator Jag/EloR; this translates as MKFVEITDKTIAEAVSKALAELGTTRDRVEVEVIEEPSKGLFGLFGSKPAKVRVTLKEDPAEKATQFLENVLNKMGILANIKTNLKNDNLYIEIDGKDSAILIGRRGQTLDALQYLVSLVVNSGKEDYIRVILDTENYRKKREQTLIRLANKLANKVKNLKKDIKLEPMNPYERRIIHSALQNNPYVGTKSEGEEPYRRVVIFLK
- the mnmE gene encoding tRNA uridine-5-carboxymethylaminomethyl(34) synthesis GTPase MnmE, whose protein sequence is MFDDTIAAIATAPGEAGISIIRMSGSKSLEIVDKIFVPKKNKSIKNYPQRRLVYGHIIDKNKDKIIDEVLAVYMKAPFTYTREDVVEINCHGGIVPVRNILDLILKNGARMAEPGEFTKRAFLNGRIDLAQAEAVMDIISAKTDKGFDVALNQLEGSLSKKVSEIRDIIVELLAHLQVSIDYTEEDIQEITYPELLSKSEIVRDKIKKLLDTSETGKIIREGLNTVIVGKPNVGKSSLLNALLRESRAIVTDIPGTTRDVIEEYVSIRGIPLKIVDTAGIRETEDVVEKMGVERSKEFFNKADLVIFMLDASKELTKEDREIMEHVKNKKAIILINKTDLPQKINENEIKEILHDKKIIKVSIAKEVGLNELEEEIVKMVYGGQVKSREMSLVTNIRHKNALEKALKSIEESIEAIKQELFFDLIAVDLNDCYEYLGEITGDTVAENIIDNIFKNFCLGK